Proteins encoded within one genomic window of Couchioplanes caeruleus:
- a CDS encoding ABC transporter ATP-binding protein, with protein MTLSPEATAPADEVVLEAIGLTKHFPVRRKLRDLFRREHEAVHAVDDVHLTLRRGRVVALVGESGSGKSTVARLLAQLHPRTGGDIRLHGESTGVKRGRQFRAYVRRVQMIFQDPFASLNPVHTIRYHLTRSLRIHGNAGKSAAELERALADLLTRVSLTPPERYLDKFPHELSGGQRQRVAIARALGANPEALLADEPVSMLDVSIRLGVLNLLRDLKERLDLAILYITHDIASARYFADETLVMYAGRMVEGGDSESVTQSPAHPYTRLLIDSAPDPDRLHSLRPDAADRGNGEPPSLIRPPAGCRFHPRCPAAMPRCTTDLPVRLEIGDAPGHWAACWLYDRKEGTR; from the coding sequence ATGACGCTGAGCCCCGAGGCCACCGCGCCGGCCGACGAGGTGGTGCTGGAGGCGATCGGCCTGACCAAGCACTTCCCCGTACGCCGCAAGCTGCGCGACCTGTTCCGGCGCGAGCACGAGGCCGTGCACGCGGTCGACGACGTCCACCTGACGCTGCGGCGCGGCCGGGTAGTCGCGCTGGTCGGCGAGTCCGGCTCCGGCAAGTCCACCGTCGCGCGCCTGCTCGCGCAGCTCCATCCGCGGACCGGCGGGGACATCCGGTTGCACGGAGAGTCGACGGGGGTCAAGCGCGGCCGGCAGTTCCGGGCGTACGTCCGGCGGGTCCAGATGATCTTCCAGGATCCGTTCGCGTCGCTGAACCCGGTGCACACCATCCGCTACCACCTCACCCGGTCACTGCGGATCCACGGCAATGCCGGAAAGTCGGCGGCTGAACTCGAGCGGGCGCTCGCCGACCTGCTCACCCGGGTCAGCCTGACACCGCCCGAGCGCTACCTCGACAAGTTCCCACACGAGCTCTCCGGGGGCCAGCGGCAGCGCGTCGCGATCGCCCGGGCGCTCGGCGCGAACCCGGAGGCGCTGCTCGCCGACGAGCCGGTGTCCATGTTGGACGTCTCTATCCGGCTGGGCGTCCTCAACCTGCTGCGCGACCTGAAGGAACGGCTCGACCTCGCGATCCTCTACATCACCCACGACATCGCGTCGGCGCGCTACTTCGCCGACGAGACGCTGGTGATGTACGCGGGCCGGATGGTCGAGGGCGGCGACAGCGAGAGCGTCACCCAGTCGCCGGCGCACCCGTACACCCGGCTCCTGATCGATTCGGCCCCCGACCCGGATCGCCTGCACAGCCTGCGGCCGGACGCCGCGGATCGGGGCAACGGCGAGCCGCCGAGCCTCATCCGGCCGCCCGCCGGCTGCCGGTTCCATCCGCGCTGCCCGGCGGCGATGCCCCGCTGCACCACCGACCTGCCGGTACGCCTCGAGATCGGCGACGCGCCCGGCCACTGGGCCGCCTGCTGGTTGTACGACCGGAAGGAGGGCACGCGATGA
- a CDS encoding ABC transporter substrate-binding protein, which produces MQRRTLFAAALAGVLATGGTAACSDSPNAGNRNAAGGTTFLTVGMPNGPQTENHNPLLTTSAAASLGYKWMIYEPLMMWNPVKPADPSKPWLATGAEWTPDYKKVTITVRDNATWSDGQKVTGDDVAFTFGLAKKNEAINTAATPYGDITASGNTVTVTFTRSMFVYKDKWLGQTPILPKHIWEKVSDPSKDPNKNPIGSGPYTLKSFTPQTTTLSVRTDGYWQDLPQVKELRYTSYTDNNAQTTALSDGSNEWSFVFIPNYKTVFIDKDPAHYKVWAPPVLGIHGLYINTTKKPFDDPKLRQAMNMVINRQDIFQQAEAGYFHPQVTSVTGLPTPAGDAFIAPEYKGKNHSVDVAGAKALLAQAGYQLSGTTLNDPSGKPVKLTLTDPSGWSDYQTSLEIVKSNLAEIGIAATVDKANQDAWFRNVEEGNFDATFRWTNGGSTPYDIYQTIMDGKLLKPIGTSAAGGNFGRFSSDEATTALEAYANATDDAARTAALATIQKIFVEQVPMIPVGADNVGMAYSTKNWVGWPDDTNPYGAGQPTQANALDVVLHLKPANS; this is translated from the coding sequence ATGCAGAGAAGGACCTTGTTCGCGGCTGCCCTGGCGGGCGTGCTCGCCACGGGCGGGACGGCCGCGTGCAGCGACTCACCGAATGCGGGAAACAGAAACGCGGCCGGCGGCACCACCTTCCTCACCGTGGGCATGCCGAACGGCCCGCAGACGGAGAACCACAACCCGTTGCTGACGACCTCGGCCGCCGCCTCCCTGGGCTACAAGTGGATGATCTACGAGCCGCTGATGATGTGGAACCCGGTGAAGCCGGCGGACCCGTCGAAGCCGTGGCTCGCGACCGGCGCCGAGTGGACGCCGGACTACAAGAAGGTGACGATCACCGTCCGGGACAACGCCACCTGGTCGGACGGCCAGAAGGTCACCGGCGACGACGTCGCCTTCACCTTCGGGCTGGCCAAGAAGAACGAGGCGATCAACACCGCCGCCACCCCGTACGGCGACATCACCGCCAGCGGCAACACCGTGACGGTGACGTTCACCCGGTCGATGTTCGTCTACAAGGACAAGTGGCTGGGTCAGACGCCGATCCTGCCCAAGCACATCTGGGAGAAGGTGAGCGACCCCAGCAAGGACCCGAACAAGAATCCGATCGGCTCCGGACCGTACACGCTGAAGTCCTTCACCCCGCAGACCACCACGCTGTCGGTGCGCACCGACGGCTACTGGCAGGACCTGCCGCAGGTCAAGGAGCTGCGCTACACGTCCTACACCGACAACAACGCGCAGACCACCGCGCTGTCGGACGGCTCCAACGAGTGGAGCTTCGTCTTCATCCCCAACTACAAGACGGTCTTCATCGACAAGGACCCGGCGCACTACAAGGTCTGGGCGCCGCCGGTGCTCGGCATCCACGGTCTCTACATCAACACCACCAAGAAGCCGTTCGACGACCCGAAGCTGCGCCAGGCCATGAACATGGTCATCAACCGCCAGGACATCTTCCAGCAGGCCGAGGCAGGCTACTTCCACCCGCAGGTCACCAGCGTGACCGGCCTGCCCACGCCCGCCGGTGACGCCTTCATCGCGCCCGAGTACAAGGGCAAGAACCACTCGGTGGACGTGGCCGGCGCCAAGGCCCTGCTGGCGCAGGCCGGCTACCAGCTCTCCGGCACCACCCTGAACGACCCGAGCGGCAAGCCGGTCAAGCTGACCCTGACCGACCCGAGCGGCTGGTCCGACTACCAGACCTCGCTCGAGATCGTGAAGAGCAACCTCGCCGAGATCGGCATCGCGGCCACCGTCGACAAGGCCAACCAGGACGCGTGGTTCCGCAACGTCGAGGAGGGCAACTTCGACGCCACCTTCCGCTGGACCAACGGCGGCTCGACCCCGTACGACATCTACCAGACGATCATGGACGGCAAGCTGCTCAAGCCGATCGGCACCTCGGCCGCGGGCGGCAACTTCGGCCGATTCTCCAGTGACGAGGCGACCACGGCGCTCGAGGCCTACGCGAATGCGACGGACGACGCCGCCCGCACGGCCGCGCTCGCCACGATCCAGAAGATCTTCGTCGAGCAGGTGCCGATGATCCCGGTCGGCGCGGACAACGTCGGCATGGCGTACAGCACCAAGAACTGGGTCGGCTGGCCCGACGACACCAACCCGTACGGCGCCGGCCAGCCCACCCAGGCCAACGCGCTCGACGTCGTGCTGCACCTCAAGCCCGCCAACTCCTGA
- a CDS encoding LacI family DNA-binding transcriptional regulator: protein MPITIADVAARAQVSKTTVSRVLNGKGELDASTAARVRAVIEELGYVPSSRAVGLARGRTRVVGMLVPSLTWPWIGEVLQGAVDVLETERYGLLLFTCNRGEESMRQFSAQVSAKSFDGLLVIEPEGTLDHIATLHARGLPVVLIDDRDVQPGRIPSVGTTHFTGARAAARHLLEIGRRRPLVIAGPARFGCTVQRLDGFATEYAEAGHPIPAENVLPGDFTIACGAAAVTAALAAGLQFDSIFAHNDLSAVGAMRAVLDSGRRIPQDVAVVGFDDIPLAAHTQPPLSTVHQPLREMGEAAARTLLAHFEGSPLPNRPTVIPATFVARASTGASPLIEE, encoded by the coding sequence GTGCCCATCACCATCGCCGATGTCGCCGCTCGCGCCCAGGTCAGCAAGACCACGGTGTCGCGCGTGCTCAACGGCAAGGGTGAGCTGGACGCGTCCACCGCCGCGCGGGTTCGCGCGGTGATCGAGGAACTGGGCTACGTGCCCAGTTCCCGTGCGGTCGGGCTGGCCCGCGGACGAACCCGCGTGGTCGGCATGCTCGTGCCCTCGCTGACCTGGCCGTGGATCGGCGAGGTCCTGCAGGGCGCGGTCGACGTGCTCGAGACCGAGCGCTACGGCCTGCTGCTGTTCACCTGCAACCGCGGCGAGGAGTCGATGCGCCAGTTCAGCGCGCAGGTGTCCGCCAAGAGCTTCGACGGCCTGCTGGTCATCGAGCCCGAGGGCACCCTCGACCACATCGCCACCCTGCACGCCCGCGGCCTGCCGGTGGTGCTCATCGACGACCGCGACGTCCAGCCCGGACGGATCCCGAGCGTGGGCACGACGCACTTCACCGGTGCCAGAGCGGCCGCCCGGCACCTGCTGGAGATCGGCCGCCGCCGGCCGCTGGTGATCGCCGGCCCGGCGCGCTTCGGCTGCACCGTCCAGCGCCTCGACGGCTTCGCCACCGAGTACGCCGAGGCGGGGCACCCGATCCCCGCCGAGAATGTGCTCCCCGGCGACTTCACCATCGCCTGTGGCGCCGCGGCGGTGACCGCGGCGCTGGCGGCGGGGCTGCAGTTCGACTCGATCTTCGCCCACAACGACCTCTCCGCCGTCGGCGCCATGCGGGCCGTGCTCGACAGCGGCCGGCGCATCCCGCAGGACGTCGCGGTGGTGGGCTTCGACGACATCCCGCTGGCGGCACACACCCAGCCGCCGCTCAGCACGGTGCACCAGCCGCTGCGCGAGATGGGCGAGGCCGCGGCGCGCACGCTGCTCGCCCACTTCGAGGGCTCACCCCTGCCCAACCGACCGACCGTCATTCCCGCCACGTTCGTGGCGCGCGCTTCCACAGGCGCAAGTCCGCTCATCGAAGAGTGA
- a CDS encoding NAD-dependent protein deacetylase gives MERVNELADWVGDGGVVVLSGAGLSTESGIPDYRGPSGVARRATPMTYQTFTGDPAARRRYWARSHLGWRTIGDARANAGHRAVARLQELGRLDGIITQNVDGLHQDGGAHAVVELHGNLSRVVCLDCGVRSGRAELGRRLDAANPGFAAAVSAVNPDGDVEIDDAALDGFAVVGCAACGGMLKPDVVYFGETVPSERVARGFELVAGARTLLVLGSSLTVMSGRRFVLRAAKEGVRVAIVNRGVTRGEPYAQLVVDAPLGRVLPEIVRQVEGLGCGKAGDERAPRWSRFET, from the coding sequence GTGGAACGAGTGAACGAGCTGGCCGACTGGGTCGGCGACGGCGGGGTGGTCGTGCTCAGCGGCGCGGGACTCTCCACCGAGTCGGGTATCCCGGACTATCGCGGCCCCTCGGGCGTGGCCCGGCGGGCCACGCCGATGACGTACCAGACGTTCACCGGCGATCCGGCGGCCCGGCGGCGCTACTGGGCGCGCAGTCACCTCGGCTGGCGCACGATCGGCGACGCCCGCGCCAACGCCGGGCACCGGGCGGTGGCGCGCCTGCAGGAGCTCGGCCGGCTCGACGGGATCATCACGCAGAACGTCGACGGGCTGCACCAGGACGGCGGCGCGCACGCCGTCGTCGAGCTGCACGGCAATCTGTCCCGGGTCGTCTGCCTCGACTGCGGCGTGCGCAGCGGCCGCGCCGAGCTCGGACGGCGGCTCGACGCCGCCAATCCCGGCTTCGCGGCGGCCGTGTCCGCGGTGAATCCGGACGGCGACGTGGAGATCGACGACGCCGCGCTGGACGGCTTCGCGGTGGTCGGCTGCGCGGCCTGCGGCGGCATGCTCAAGCCGGACGTCGTGTACTTCGGCGAGACGGTGCCGAGCGAGCGGGTCGCCCGCGGCTTCGAACTGGTCGCCGGCGCCCGCACCCTGCTCGTCCTCGGCTCGTCGCTGACCGTGATGTCGGGCCGGCGTTTCGTGCTGCGCGCCGCGAAGGAAGGCGTGCGCGTCGCGATCGTCAACCGGGGCGTCACGCGCGGAGAGCCGTACGCGCAGCTCGTCGTCGACGCCCCGCTGGGCCGGGTGCTGCCGGAGATCGTCCGGCAGGTGGAGGGCCTGGGGTGCGGCAAAGCCGGTGACGAACGAGCGCCGCGGTGGTCACGTTTCGAAACCTGA
- a CDS encoding App1 family protein: protein MSLTPAGLPPAARLHRAARIEDAVHEVIERRLRQRGWRPVITAYTGYGAPGWARVMARVVLSRRAAAPKRREKVRGWRSFTTSPVNNATVQIEIGGQVHETRTDRSGYVDARVKGDLAPGWGCVRLLTEGAEPVEAPIRVVDPAMKFGLVSDIDDTVMVTALPRPLLAAWNTFVLDEHARAAVPGMAVLYERLVTANPGAPVFYLSTGAWNVAPTLTRFLSRHLYPAGPLLLTDWGPTPDRWFRSGQEHKRNTLARLSAEFPDIRWLLIGDDGQHDQEIYSEFAHAHPDNVAAVAIRRLSPTQAVLAGAIPGPTGGAEAVGSGGKTWFSAPDGAGLWSLLRDTDVV, encoded by the coding sequence GTGTCATTGACCCCGGCGGGTCTCCCGCCCGCCGCGCGGCTGCACCGCGCCGCGCGGATCGAGGATGCCGTCCACGAGGTCATCGAGCGCCGGCTGCGTCAGCGTGGCTGGCGACCGGTGATCACGGCGTACACCGGATACGGCGCCCCGGGCTGGGCGCGGGTCATGGCGCGGGTCGTGCTCTCCCGTCGCGCCGCGGCGCCGAAACGGCGCGAGAAAGTGCGCGGCTGGCGCAGCTTCACCACCTCGCCCGTGAACAACGCGACGGTGCAGATCGAGATCGGCGGCCAGGTCCACGAGACGCGCACCGACCGCAGCGGCTACGTCGACGCCCGGGTCAAGGGTGACCTCGCGCCCGGGTGGGGCTGCGTGCGGCTGCTCACCGAGGGCGCCGAGCCGGTGGAGGCGCCCATCCGGGTGGTCGATCCGGCCATGAAGTTCGGCCTCGTCAGCGACATCGACGACACGGTGATGGTGACCGCCCTGCCGCGTCCGCTGCTCGCGGCCTGGAACACGTTCGTGCTCGACGAGCACGCCCGCGCGGCCGTGCCCGGCATGGCCGTTCTCTACGAGCGGCTCGTCACGGCGAACCCGGGCGCGCCGGTGTTCTACCTCTCGACCGGCGCGTGGAACGTGGCGCCCACGCTGACCCGCTTCCTGTCCCGTCATCTCTACCCCGCCGGACCGCTGCTGCTGACCGACTGGGGCCCGACCCCGGACCGCTGGTTCCGCAGCGGCCAGGAGCACAAGCGCAACACGCTGGCCCGGCTGTCCGCCGAGTTCCCGGACATCCGGTGGCTGCTCATCGGCGACGACGGTCAGCACGACCAGGAGATCTACTCCGAGTTCGCGCACGCCCACCCGGACAACGTCGCCGCGGTCGCGATCCGCCGCCTGTCACCGACGCAGGCCGTGCTCGCCGGCGCCATTCCCGGGCCGACGGGCGGCGCGGAGGCGGTCGGCTCGGGGGGCAAGACCTGGTTCTCCGCGCCGGACGGCGCCGGACTCTGGTCGCTGCTACGGGACACCGACGTTGTCTGA
- a CDS encoding DEAD/DEAH box helicase: MSSFIDLGVPTELAEVLAGLGISSPFPIQAATLPDSLAGRDVLGRGRTGSGKTYAFVLPVVARLAASRTPRRPGRPRALILAPTRELATQIDATLAPLAAAMGLRTLTVFGGVGPNPQIKGLKAGVDVVVACPGRLADHLQSGHASLDAVEITVLDEADHMADLGFLPVVRRLMDATPRDGQRMLFSATLDGGVDVLVQRFMRKPVTHHVDAAAEAPVEMAHHVLHVQHDDRFPVLVDLVAAPGRTVVFTRTKRRAKTLTRQLVAAGVPAVELHGNLAQNARNRNLSAFSDGSAQTLVATDIAARGIHVDDVALVIHADPPVEHKAYLHRSGRTARAGAQGTVVTLMTDDQQGDVRDLTRKAGIKPTTTKARPGHPLLAQLAPGERSFTPPPAVSAEPAASSGEARPGRPRRGRGASRPAGGGHDQSAPKGGGRAQSEVPAQGSRSQGSRSQGSRSQAARGAQSGTRSGQPARAQGGQPRSRRGGGSTPVHTSQSGGAAAFSAGTRVGGRRSR, encoded by the coding sequence ATGTCCTCGTTCATCGACCTCGGCGTGCCCACAGAGCTCGCCGAGGTACTCGCCGGTCTCGGCATCAGCTCCCCGTTCCCGATCCAGGCCGCGACGCTGCCCGACTCGCTCGCCGGCCGGGACGTGCTCGGCCGCGGGCGGACCGGCTCCGGCAAGACGTACGCCTTCGTCCTGCCGGTCGTGGCCCGCCTCGCCGCCTCCCGGACGCCCCGCAGGCCGGGCCGTCCCCGGGCGCTGATCCTCGCGCCGACCCGTGAGCTGGCCACCCAGATCGACGCCACCCTCGCCCCGCTCGCCGCCGCGATGGGCCTGCGCACCCTGACCGTCTTCGGCGGGGTCGGCCCCAACCCGCAGATCAAGGGCCTCAAGGCGGGCGTCGACGTCGTCGTGGCCTGTCCCGGCCGGCTCGCCGACCATCTGCAGAGCGGGCACGCCAGCCTGGACGCGGTGGAGATCACCGTGCTGGACGAGGCCGACCACATGGCCGACCTCGGCTTCCTGCCGGTGGTCCGGCGGCTGATGGACGCGACGCCGCGCGACGGCCAGCGGATGCTCTTCTCGGCCACCCTCGACGGCGGCGTCGACGTGCTCGTGCAGCGCTTCATGCGCAAGCCCGTCACCCACCACGTCGACGCGGCCGCCGAGGCGCCGGTGGAGATGGCCCACCACGTGCTGCACGTGCAGCACGACGACCGCTTCCCGGTGCTGGTCGACCTGGTCGCCGCGCCGGGCCGCACGGTCGTGTTCACCCGCACCAAGCGCCGGGCCAAGACGCTGACCCGCCAGCTCGTCGCGGCCGGGGTGCCGGCCGTCGAGCTGCATGGCAACCTTGCGCAGAACGCGCGCAACCGCAACCTGTCGGCGTTCTCGGACGGCAGCGCGCAGACCCTGGTCGCGACCGACATCGCCGCCCGCGGCATCCACGTGGACGACGTGGCGCTGGTGATCCACGCCGACCCGCCGGTGGAGCACAAGGCGTACCTGCACCGCTCGGGGCGTACGGCCCGGGCCGGCGCGCAGGGCACGGTCGTCACTCTGATGACCGACGACCAGCAGGGCGACGTGCGGGACCTGACCCGCAAGGCCGGCATCAAGCCGACCACGACCAAGGCGCGGCCGGGTCACCCCCTGCTCGCCCAGCTCGCACCGGGCGAGCGCAGCTTCACCCCGCCGCCCGCGGTCTCCGCCGAGCCGGCCGCGTCGTCCGGGGAGGCCCGCCCGGGACGGCCGCGGCGCGGCCGGGGCGCGAGCCGCCCGGCCGGCGGCGGGCACGACCAGAGCGCTCCCAAGGGCGGCGGCCGGGCCCAGTCCGAGGTGCCGGCCCAGGGCTCCCGTTCCCAGGGCTCCCGTTCCCAGGGCTCCCGTTCCCAGGCCGCCCGCGGCGCACAGAGCGGCACGCGGAGCGGACAGCCGGCGCGGGCCCAGGGCGGTCAGCCCCGGAGCCGGCGCGGCGGCGGATCGACGCCCGTGCACACCAGCCAGTCCGGCGGTGCGGCCGCGTTCTCGGCGGGCACCCGTGTAGGCGGGCGACGGAGCCGCTGA
- a CDS encoding sigma-70 family RNA polymerase sigma factor, protein MSGAVEVDRRREDTVRAHMPLVGHLVREMLARVPSHVNRDDLLSAGYAALVAAARGFDDSRGVPFARFAAARVRGALLDELRGLDWASRSVRQRARRTDSARQELTAELGRTPTVAEVAERLGCSVEDIESADDDVQRAVVFSLQGFATAGADDMVTEPSAGPEEMLLRRERMGYLRHAVEVLPDRLKAVITGYFFDERPMAQIAADLGVTESRVSQLRAEALSLLKDGLNTHLEPGLATSAKDKDGCVARRRAAYYDQIATRGTLRDRLAITGPDGLPVAA, encoded by the coding sequence ATGAGCGGTGCTGTTGAGGTCGACCGCCGTCGCGAGGACACCGTACGGGCGCACATGCCGCTCGTCGGGCATCTCGTCCGCGAGATGCTGGCCCGGGTGCCTTCCCACGTGAACCGGGACGACCTGCTTTCGGCCGGGTACGCGGCACTCGTCGCCGCGGCCCGCGGATTCGACGACTCCCGCGGCGTGCCGTTCGCGCGGTTCGCGGCGGCCCGGGTCCGCGGCGCCCTGCTCGACGAGCTGCGCGGGCTGGACTGGGCGAGCCGTTCGGTGCGGCAGCGGGCCCGGCGTACCGACTCGGCCCGTCAGGAGCTGACCGCGGAGCTGGGCCGTACGCCGACCGTCGCCGAGGTCGCCGAGCGGCTGGGCTGTTCCGTGGAGGACATCGAGTCGGCGGACGACGACGTCCAGCGCGCGGTGGTGTTCAGCCTCCAGGGCTTCGCCACGGCGGGCGCGGACGACATGGTGACCGAGCCGAGCGCCGGCCCGGAGGAGATGCTGCTCCGCCGGGAGCGGATGGGCTATCTGCGGCACGCGGTCGAGGTGCTGCCCGACCGGCTGAAAGCGGTGATCACCGGCTACTTCTTCGACGAGCGCCCGATGGCGCAGATCGCCGCGGATCTCGGCGTCACCGAGTCGCGGGTGTCACAGTTGCGGGCCGAGGCGCTGTCGCTGCTCAAGGACGGCCTGAACACCCACCTGGAGCCGGGCCTGGCGACGTCGGCCAAGGACAAGGACGGCTGCGTGGCGCGCCGGCGCGCGGCGTACTACGACCAGATCGCGACCCGTGGCACGCTGCGGGACCGGCTGGCGATCACCGGGCCGGACGGCCTGCCGGTCGCCGCCTGA
- a CDS encoding HelD family protein: MLPQQGVVLSSSADGTDTLRNDDIESEQAYLTALYSRLDELREQAAERLRAILLEAGGTPQGRSQREATRSHWAEQVAQMNAVENGLCFGRLDFSAGNPRYIGRLGMFAEDRERDPLLIDWRAPAARPFYLATAVSPEGVTRRRHLRTRGRELTGIDDEVLDLDAGAGGREDVTGEAALLSALTAGRTGRMRDIVETIQAEQDEVIRSGLPGVLVVQGGPGTGKTAVALHRAAYLLYTYRAQLTKQGVLILGPNATFLRYISQVLPSLAETGVFLATLGDMFPGVTARASESPETAALKGRLDMLGVLERAVADRQTVPDDFVEVDHDGYPLRIERAVCEDARAAARRSGRPHNVARQMFVTEAVHALSLQIAERIGADPLGGDNLLEEADLAETRRELREDEDVQRALFELWPVLTPRQVLRDLLSDPDRLESAAPELSADERALLLRDRASRWTPADVPLLDELAELLGVDDTLKARAAARERRQAVEYAEGVLEIVEGSRSLDFEDESEEKDEILSALDVVSASAFVERHEVIDTRTAAERAAVDRTWVFGHVIVDEAQELSPMAWRLLMRRCPSRSMTVVGDVAQTSELSGTTTWDHVFEPYVEQRWRLTELTVNYRTPAEVMAVAADVLAAVDPSAPPPRSVRESGYLPWASRVSRDRLAAELIDAVRREAAAVPDGRVGVLVPAALEESLGDALTAAIPGAAVGEQPDLRDPVVLMTVRQAKGLEFDSVLVVQPGEIVAESPRGLSDLYVAVTRATRRLGVLHTADLPKVLAALA, translated from the coding sequence ATGCTACCACAACAGGGAGTGGTTTTGTCAAGCTCCGCCGACGGTACGGACACCTTGCGGAACGACGACATCGAGTCCGAACAGGCGTATCTGACCGCCCTCTACAGCCGCCTCGACGAGCTTCGTGAGCAGGCCGCCGAGCGCTTGCGTGCCATCCTTCTCGAGGCCGGCGGCACCCCACAGGGCCGTTCCCAGCGGGAGGCCACCCGCAGCCACTGGGCCGAGCAGGTCGCGCAGATGAATGCGGTCGAGAACGGATTGTGTTTCGGCCGGCTCGACTTCTCGGCGGGCAATCCGCGCTACATCGGCCGGCTCGGAATGTTCGCCGAGGACCGCGAGCGCGATCCGCTGCTGATCGACTGGCGGGCACCGGCCGCCCGGCCGTTCTACCTCGCCACGGCGGTGTCCCCCGAGGGGGTGACCCGGCGGCGGCACCTGCGGACCCGCGGGCGCGAGCTCACCGGCATCGACGACGAGGTGCTCGACCTCGACGCCGGCGCGGGCGGGCGCGAGGACGTGACCGGCGAGGCGGCGCTGCTCTCCGCGCTCACCGCCGGGCGCACCGGCCGGATGCGCGACATCGTCGAGACGATCCAGGCCGAGCAGGACGAGGTGATCCGCTCCGGCCTGCCCGGCGTCCTGGTCGTGCAGGGTGGGCCGGGCACCGGGAAGACCGCCGTCGCCCTGCACCGGGCCGCGTATCTGCTCTACACGTACCGCGCTCAGCTCACCAAGCAGGGCGTGCTCATCCTCGGTCCCAACGCGACGTTCCTGCGCTACATCTCCCAGGTGCTCCCGTCGTTGGCGGAGACCGGTGTGTTCCTGGCCACCCTCGGCGACATGTTCCCGGGCGTGACGGCCCGCGCGAGCGAGTCGCCGGAGACGGCCGCGCTCAAGGGGCGGCTCGACATGCTCGGCGTGCTCGAGCGCGCGGTGGCCGACCGGCAGACCGTGCCGGACGACTTCGTCGAGGTCGACCACGACGGCTATCCGCTGCGCATCGAGCGGGCCGTCTGCGAGGACGCCCGGGCCGCCGCCCGGCGCTCGGGGCGGCCGCACAACGTGGCCCGGCAGATGTTCGTGACCGAGGCCGTGCACGCGCTGTCGCTGCAGATCGCCGAGCGCATCGGCGCCGACCCGCTGGGCGGCGACAATCTGCTGGAGGAAGCGGACCTGGCGGAGACCCGCCGGGAACTGCGCGAGGACGAGGACGTGCAGCGGGCGCTCTTCGAGCTGTGGCCGGTGCTGACCCCGCGGCAGGTCCTGCGGGACCTGCTGAGCGACCCCGACCGGCTGGAGTCCGCGGCACCGGAGCTGAGCGCCGACGAGCGGGCCCTGCTGCTGCGCGACCGCGCATCCCGCTGGACTCCGGCCGACGTGCCCCTGCTGGACGAGCTCGCCGAGCTGCTCGGCGTGGACGACACCCTGAAGGCCCGGGCGGCGGCGCGCGAGCGGCGCCAGGCGGTCGAGTACGCCGAGGGCGTGCTCGAGATCGTCGAGGGCTCCCGCTCGCTCGACTTCGAGGACGAGTCCGAGGAGAAGGACGAGATCCTCTCCGCGCTCGACGTGGTGAGCGCGAGCGCCTTCGTCGAGCGGCATGAGGTGATCGACACGCGGACCGCCGCCGAACGCGCCGCCGTGGACCGTACGTGGGTCTTCGGTCACGTGATCGTCGACGAGGCGCAGGAGCTGTCTCCGATGGCCTGGCGGTTGCTGATGCGCCGCTGCCCGAGCCGGTCGATGACGGTGGTCGGCGACGTCGCGCAGACTAGTGAGCTGTCCGGGACGACGACATGGGACCACGTTTTCGAGCCGTACGTGGAACAGCGCTGGCGCCTCACCGAGCTGACCGTGAACTACCGTACGCCCGCCGAGGTCATGGCCGTCGCGGCGGACGTGCTGGCCGCCGTCGACCCGTCGGCGCCGCCGCCCCGCTCGGTCCGCGAGTCCGGGTACCTGCCGTGGGCGAGCCGGGTGTCCCGCGATCGGCTCGCCGCCGAGCTGATCGACGCGGTGCGCCGGGAGGCGGCGGCGGTGCCCGACGGACGGGTCGGTGTGCTCGTCCCGGCCGCCCTCGAGGAGTCGCTGGGCGACGCGCTCACCGCGGCGATCCCCGGTGCGGCGGTGGGGGAGCAGCCCGACCTGCGCGACCCCGTCGTGCTGATGACCGTGCGGCAGGCGAAGGGCCTGGAGTTCGACAGCGTGCTGGTGGTGCAGCCCGGCGAGATCGTCGCGGAGAGCCCCCGCGGTCTCAGCGACCTGTACGTCGCGGTGACCCGGGCGACGCGGCGGCTCGGCGTCCTGCACACGGCGGACCTGCCGAAGGTGCTCGCCGCGCTGGCGTGA